A genomic segment from Nitrosopumilus sp. K4 encodes:
- a CDS encoding Ig-like domain-containing protein yields MVLTVFLIGSFSNSFAQIDSVNVVENKLVTLIGEGYDADEESLKFRWVQIGGDPVKLSSYTDPMPTFMAPNVSNGEIKVLTFELTITDPLGASNSDVVEVVVNPVNHPPVVDAGRDRLALPTINAMTLIPTVSDTDGDVLSYSWKQLSGQQLELSNPAQKHLTLQPIYFDFSQLDPLTFELTVSDGFGGIASDTVNVFPFTGLLDNKRISVQTGSMQTVTEGDVVTLSATGQTLDGKSISYSWVQLIGPRVSLNAYNEQQVQFTAPEIGDVEKLLSFQVTGYSQGNGWANALALVKVLPSNGSPIADAGPDQNVFGNTLVKLVGTGTDPDGERLKSSWAQKSGTSVPFYERTPFSIYFTTPTVSSPEQLVFEFTVTDPHGNYDTDEVIVTVTDVNSPPRAFAGNDKRVVSGSQVEIVGSGSDVDGDPLTYKWRQVYGSFVKFTDSASSFTFTAPEVTGSPVRLEFQLMVTDTEGQSAKDNVVVFVVPENGAPIANAGADMRVNENTSVNIMCSGQDPDHDIISFSWESESDIEIAQSKNPKTSVVTPNVVKDTPITLTCTVSDGTLFSSDSMVLTVVNTLNLDIVANAGPDKIVNENVKVSLDGSGSYDPEKQILSYQWTQTSGEKVSLSSATAKSPSFTSPTVANNEIKVLTFELKVFDEHGRSDVDSVTITVDPINSPPEASASAMQ; encoded by the coding sequence TTGGTTCTTACTGTTTTTCTGATTGGCAGTTTCTCTAACTCATTTGCTCAGATTGATTCTGTGAATGTTGTTGAAAATAAACTTGTGACTTTGATTGGAGAAGGATATGATGCTGATGAGGAATCTCTAAAATTTAGATGGGTCCAGATTGGCGGTGATCCTGTAAAACTCTCCTCGTACACTGATCCTATGCCTACCTTTATGGCTCCTAATGTTTCAAATGGTGAAATCAAAGTCTTAACATTTGAATTGACAATTACTGATCCTCTTGGTGCCAGCAATTCTGATGTTGTTGAAGTTGTAGTGAATCCTGTAAATCACCCTCCTGTAGTTGATGCAGGGAGAGATCGTTTGGCTTTGCCTACTATCAATGCAATGACTCTCATCCCAACTGTTTCTGACACCGATGGTGATGTTCTGAGTTATTCTTGGAAGCAACTATCAGGACAACAACTTGAATTATCAAACCCTGCTCAGAAACACCTTACCCTCCAACCAATTTACTTTGATTTCTCTCAATTAGACCCATTAACATTTGAACTTACAGTTAGCGATGGATTTGGTGGTATTGCAAGTGATACTGTAAACGTTTTTCCATTTACTGGATTATTAGACAACAAACGCATATCTGTTCAAACTGGTTCTATGCAAACCGTTACTGAAGGTGATGTAGTAACATTAAGTGCAACTGGCCAAACATTAGATGGAAAGTCAATCAGCTATTCATGGGTTCAACTGATTGGACCTCGTGTATCCCTAAATGCATATAATGAACAACAAGTACAATTCACAGCACCAGAAATAGGAGATGTTGAGAAACTACTATCATTCCAAGTTACTGGTTATTCACAAGGAAACGGATGGGCAAATGCATTGGCCTTGGTAAAGGTTTTGCCTTCTAATGGATCCCCAATCGCAGATGCTGGACCAGACCAAAATGTATTTGGAAACACTCTAGTCAAACTTGTAGGAACTGGCACTGATCCTGATGGTGAAAGATTGAAATCTTCTTGGGCACAAAAGTCAGGCACTTCTGTACCCTTCTATGAACGTACACCCTTTTCAATTTATTTTACAACCCCCACTGTATCCTCTCCTGAACAACTTGTCTTTGAATTTACTGTAACTGATCCTCATGGAAACTATGATACTGATGAAGTAATAGTTACTGTAACTGATGTAAACTCTCCCCCAAGAGCATTTGCTGGAAATGATAAACGTGTTGTTAGTGGCTCTCAAGTTGAGATTGTTGGATCTGGTTCTGATGTGGATGGTGATCCTCTGACTTACAAATGGAGACAAGTTTATGGTTCTTTTGTAAAATTTACTGACTCTGCCTCTTCCTTTACATTTACTGCACCAGAAGTGACTGGTTCACCTGTGCGTTTAGAATTTCAACTAATGGTAACTGATACTGAAGGACAAAGTGCCAAAGACAACGTTGTAGTGTTTGTTGTTCCTGAAAATGGGGCTCCTATTGCAAACGCTGGTGCCGATATGAGAGTAAATGAAAATACTTCTGTAAACATTATGTGCAGCGGACAAGATCCTGACCATGATATTATTTCATTCTCTTGGGAATCTGAATCCGATATTGAAATAGCACAAAGTAAGAATCCAAAAACATCCGTAGTTACTCCAAATGTTGTCAAGGATACTCCGATTACATTAACTTGTACTGTTAGTGATGGAACATTATTTTCATCTGACAGTATGGTTCTAACAGTAGTCAATACTCTTAATTTGGATATTGTAGCAAACGCTGGTCCAGATAAAATTGTCAATGAAAATGTCAAAGTATCGTTAGATGGAAGTGGCAGCTATGATCCTGAAAAACAAATCCTTTCATACCAATGGACTCAAACTTCGGGAGAAAAAGTATCCTTGTCTTCTGCCACTGCAAAATCCCCTTCATTTACTAGCCCAACAGTTGCAAATAATGAAATCAAAGTGCTGACATTTGAACTCAAAGTTTTTGATGAACATGGCAGAAGCGATGTTGATTCTGTAACAATCACAGTTGATCCAATCAACTCTCCTCCTGAAGCTTCTGCTTCTGCAATGCAATAA
- a CDS encoding uroporphyrinogen-III synthase: MLDGKTIAITRSKDDAAEFIELAQKNNATPMPLPTIELVSKGEKIVDEFLESIEKYNPDYSVFMSSKAVKLLFDTARQTGKLEKLQLAVANTMVMSVGPKTTIALENEGIKVNYQPTTYSSVGVGEEFTKIHAVGKKVIVPRSGASTPFLKELLNKIGIDVLEIHLYDVCAFRDTTQWNEFRELFSLGKIDGIIFTSASSVRGFFEIMLKDYEKSKLLEQLNLVQVIAIGPFTADELKKFDVHNVVSEVHTVSGSFDTLKTTLSN, from the coding sequence ATGCTTGATGGAAAGACAATTGCAATAACTCGCTCAAAAGACGATGCAGCAGAATTCATTGAACTTGCACAAAAAAATAATGCAACACCAATGCCATTACCGACAATTGAGCTTGTAAGTAAGGGCGAGAAAATAGTTGATGAATTTTTAGAATCTATTGAAAAATACAATCCTGATTATTCTGTTTTTATGAGCTCAAAAGCAGTCAAACTACTCTTTGATACTGCAAGACAAACTGGAAAACTTGAAAAATTACAACTTGCTGTTGCAAACACAATGGTGATGTCCGTTGGTCCTAAAACTACCATTGCACTTGAAAATGAAGGAATCAAAGTAAACTATCAACCAACAACATACTCCTCAGTTGGTGTTGGAGAAGAATTTACCAAAATTCATGCTGTTGGAAAAAAAGTCATTGTTCCACGTAGTGGTGCTTCAACACCCTTTCTCAAAGAACTGCTCAACAAAATTGGAATTGATGTGCTTGAGATTCATCTTTATGATGTATGTGCATTCAGAGACACCACTCAATGGAATGAATTCAGGGAATTGTTCTCTCTGGGAAAAATTGATGGAATAATTTTTACAAGTGCTTCATCTGTGAGAGGATTTTTTGAAATAATGTTAAAAGATTATGAAAAATCAAAATTATTGGAACAACTAAACCTTGTACAAGTAATTGCTATTGGGCCCTTTACTGCTGATGAACTAAAGAAATTTGATGTGCACAATGTTGTGTCTGAAGTCCACACCGTTTCAGGCTCTTTTGATACTCTGAAAACCACTCTTTCTAACTAG
- the cobA gene encoding uroporphyrinogen-III C-methyltransferase — MTGKVYLVGAGPGDHKLITMRAVELLQKADVVLYDRLVSKKIISMIPKKTEKVYVGRAVGDDTTHQNTTNDLMVKYAKSKKNVVRLKGGDPIIFGRGGEEAEFLKSHKVKYEIVPGITSGIGSATYAGIPLTHRKHASSVVFVTGHEDPEKKNEVVKWKRLAKSVDTIVIMMGLSRIGIICKQLIAGGMDKKTPVAVIQNGTTPKQKMITGTVSNIASLVKKNKIAPPANIIIGNVVDLSKTIGWK; from the coding sequence ATGACAGGTAAAGTCTATCTGGTTGGAGCAGGTCCTGGAGACCACAAGCTCATCACTATGCGTGCTGTAGAATTACTCCAAAAGGCAGATGTTGTGTTGTATGATAGACTGGTTAGCAAAAAAATAATCTCTATGATTCCAAAAAAGACTGAAAAAGTCTATGTTGGACGAGCAGTAGGAGATGACACTACTCACCAAAACACTACAAATGATCTTATGGTAAAATATGCAAAATCCAAAAAAAATGTCGTACGGCTAAAAGGTGGCGACCCGATAATTTTTGGAAGAGGTGGTGAAGAAGCTGAATTTCTAAAATCTCACAAAGTAAAATATGAAATTGTTCCAGGAATTACATCTGGAATCGGCTCTGCAACATATGCAGGAATTCCTTTGACTCACAGAAAACATGCTTCATCTGTTGTTTTTGTTACTGGACATGAGGACCCTGAAAAGAAAAATGAAGTTGTAAAATGGAAAAGACTTGCAAAATCCGTAGACACTATTGTAATTATGATGGGATTGTCAAGAATTGGGATTATTTGCAAACAACTTATTGCTGGAGGTATGGACAAGAAAACCCCTGTTGCAGTAATTCAAAACGGAACAACCCCAAAACAAAAAATGATTACTGGAACCGTTTCAAACATCGCATCTTTAGTTAAGAAAAACAAGATTGCTCCACCTGCTAATATTATTATAGGAAATGTAGTTGATCTATCAAAAACAATAGGGTGGAAATAA
- the hemC gene encoding hydroxymethylbilane synthase: MKYIIGARGSQLSIAQTNWVISELRHAHSDIDFEIKPIKTQGDTDARPLFTIDQKGIFEKEIDRAVSEGQVDFAVHSLKDVPSQLDSSLTLACIPKRELVNDVFISFDGSTLENIKPGSTIGTSSLRRAVQISRKRPDVKVKPIRGNIETRIKKVSGENYDAIVLAQAGISRLGIDVSFTPLSIEDFSPSPGQGALAIVARKNDEKTIQMLKKIEDFDSRLEIEAERALSDFVDSGCRFPVGAYAKSNDTEMSIKVNAFSVDGKQSLYVTKTGNKNDPYSLGKSAGEELRQKGVNDLALNWREKVEEWNKQ, from the coding sequence TTGAAATACATTATTGGTGCTAGGGGAAGTCAGTTATCTATTGCACAAACAAACTGGGTGATTTCAGAGCTTAGACATGCTCATTCTGATATAGATTTTGAAATCAAACCGATAAAGACTCAGGGTGATACTGATGCAAGACCTTTGTTTACAATTGATCAAAAAGGCATTTTTGAAAAAGAGATTGATCGTGCCGTATCTGAAGGACAAGTGGATTTTGCAGTGCACAGTCTAAAAGATGTGCCTTCACAACTTGATTCTAGTCTCACATTGGCATGTATTCCAAAACGTGAACTAGTCAATGATGTCTTTATTTCATTTGATGGCTCTACACTTGAAAACATCAAACCTGGTTCTACTATTGGTACTAGCTCACTTCGAAGGGCTGTTCAAATTTCTAGAAAACGTCCTGATGTAAAGGTAAAACCTATCCGCGGCAATATTGAAACCCGAATTAAAAAAGTATCAGGAGAAAATTATGATGCGATTGTTTTAGCACAAGCTGGTATCTCTAGACTTGGAATTGATGTCTCTTTTACTCCTTTATCAATTGAAGATTTCTCACCGTCTCCTGGACAAGGAGCACTTGCAATTGTTGCAAGAAAAAATGATGAAAAGACAATTCAAATGCTAAAAAAAATTGAAGACTTTGACTCGCGATTGGAGATTGAAGCAGAACGTGCACTGTCTGACTTTGTTGATTCTGGATGCAGGTTTCCAGTAGGTGCATATGCAAAATCAAATGACACTGAAATGAGTATCAAAGTTAATGCATTTTCTGTTGATGGAAAACAATCACTTTATGTCACAAAAACAGGAAACAAAAATGATCCTTATTCATTAGGAAAAAGTGCTGGTGAAGAACTACGTCAGAAAGGCGTAAATGACCTTGCATTAAATTGGAGAGAAAAAGTAGAGGAGTGGAATAAGCAATGA
- the hemL gene encoding glutamate-1-semialdehyde 2,1-aminomutase, with product MMLKNSKHFSDAKKVIPSGVNSPVRLFDPYPFFAKKSNGAYIWDEEDRKYVDFCNGYGALLLGHRRKEIIQAVSKQLTKGTLFCTPTSLETELSKLIIGNFPSIDKVRLMNTGGEATMTAIRLARGFTKKKKIIKFEGCYHGAHDSVLVKAGSGSAHQGISVSDGGLDEVSKNTLVVQYNNAEDLEKTIKKNNDVAGVIIEPILANMGLILPEKNFLSDVRKITKENNVPLIFDEVVTGFRVSTGGAQKHFGIKPDITTLAKALSNGFTISAVGGKKEIMDLLSPGGKVYQASTFAGNPIAVSAAISSIKTINKLKNKLYSKLEKYNLRFTRALDDIATDLKISHQINSAASMFQIFFTNKPVVDYESSVNADAKKFKKMFNMLLKNGVFIAPSQFEVVFLSDAHSQNDLNKTLDAYQIALKSVKN from the coding sequence ATGATGTTGAAGAACTCCAAGCACTTCTCAGATGCCAAGAAAGTCATTCCATCAGGAGTAAATAGCCCTGTACGACTATTTGATCCATATCCATTCTTTGCAAAAAAATCTAATGGTGCCTACATTTGGGATGAGGAGGACAGAAAATATGTCGATTTCTGTAATGGATATGGTGCATTACTCTTAGGACACCGAAGAAAAGAGATAATCCAAGCTGTTTCAAAACAACTGACAAAAGGAACTCTGTTTTGTACTCCAACATCACTGGAGACTGAATTATCAAAACTCATAATTGGAAATTTTCCATCAATTGACAAAGTTCGATTGATGAATACTGGTGGTGAGGCCACAATGACTGCAATTCGCCTTGCTCGTGGATTCACAAAAAAGAAAAAGATCATAAAATTTGAAGGATGCTATCATGGCGCCCATGACTCTGTTTTGGTAAAAGCAGGCTCTGGTTCTGCACATCAGGGAATATCGGTATCTGATGGTGGCTTGGATGAAGTATCAAAAAACACTTTGGTTGTTCAATACAATAATGCCGAAGATCTTGAAAAGACAATTAAAAAAAATAATGATGTTGCCGGTGTTATAATAGAGCCAATTTTGGCAAACATGGGGTTGATTTTACCTGAAAAGAATTTTCTGTCTGATGTTAGAAAAATTACAAAGGAAAACAATGTACCTTTGATTTTTGATGAGGTAGTTACCGGCTTTAGGGTCTCTACTGGCGGTGCACAAAAACACTTTGGAATAAAGCCTGACATTACGACTCTTGCAAAAGCACTGAGCAATGGATTTACCATATCTGCAGTTGGAGGGAAAAAAGAAATCATGGATTTACTTTCTCCTGGAGGCAAGGTTTACCAAGCAAGTACATTTGCTGGAAATCCAATTGCAGTGAGTGCCGCAATAAGCTCAATTAAAACAATAAACAAACTAAAAAACAAACTCTACTCAAAACTAGAAAAATACAATCTACGATTCACCAGGGCCTTAGATGATATTGCAACTGATCTGAAAATTTCTCACCAGATCAACTCTGCTGCATCAATGTTCCAAATTTTCTTTACAAACAAACCTGTGGTTGACTATGAATCATCGGTAAACGCAGATGCAAAAAAATTCAAAAAAATGTTTAACATGTTGTTAAAAAACGGCGTATTTATTGCACCTTCCCAATTTGAGGTTGTCTTTTTGTCTGATGCTCATTCTCAAAATGATCTAAACAAAACTCTTGATGCATATCAAATCGCACTAAAATCGGTGAAGAATTGA
- a CDS encoding MIP/aquaporin family protein: MTYTNHQIFLVELIGTFILVVFATGSIVYDVQIGGPYGIWFAAVAPFVALIIGVYSFGKISLAHFNPAVTIGYYITGHISKIQIIWYFAAEIIGAILGSLFVMFFIGNEANLGANAPNYDYSLFLIFSVEVLASGLLMAVIFTVVYTKGLKGFSGIAIGGIVALDIFFLAFISGASMNPARALAPALLSGVMSDLWLYWTAPYVGTIIVAFLFRKRFIMQRMEENS; the protein is encoded by the coding sequence TTGACATACACTAATCATCAAATATTCCTCGTTGAGTTAATTGGAACTTTTATTCTTGTAGTGTTTGCAACAGGTTCTATTGTTTATGATGTTCAGATTGGTGGTCCGTACGGAATTTGGTTTGCAGCTGTTGCACCCTTTGTGGCCTTGATTATTGGTGTGTATTCATTTGGAAAAATCTCCCTTGCACATTTTAACCCTGCAGTAACAATTGGCTACTACATTACAGGACATATTTCAAAAATTCAAATTATTTGGTATTTTGCAGCCGAGATTATTGGTGCAATTCTTGGGTCGTTATTTGTCATGTTCTTTATTGGAAATGAAGCAAATCTTGGAGCAAATGCACCAAATTATGATTATTCCTTATTTTTGATATTTTCAGTAGAAGTGCTGGCATCTGGATTACTTATGGCAGTTATCTTCACTGTTGTGTATACAAAAGGCTTGAAAGGATTTAGTGGAATTGCCATTGGCGGAATTGTTGCATTGGATATTTTCTTTTTAGCATTTATTTCAGGTGCGTCAATGAATCCTGCTAGAGCATTGGCCCCTGCATTGTTGTCTGGGGTGATGAGTGATTTGTGGCTTTATTGGACAGCTCCTTATGTTGGAACAATAATTGTTGCATTCTTGTTTCGAAAACGATTCATCATGCAAAGAATGGAAGAAAATTCCTGA
- a CDS encoding arsenate reductase ArsC, whose product MPESKPVLFVCVENAGRSQMAEGFLRKYAPQCAVTSAGTQPASQLNPVVVQVMNEVGIDITSQKPKQLTDDMIQKSISINMGCMDKDSCPSLFVKDVIDWNISDPKNKSIEEVRKIRDQIKNEVLNFVKQLEG is encoded by the coding sequence ATGCCTGAATCCAAACCTGTGCTCTTTGTATGTGTGGAAAATGCAGGGAGAAGCCAGATGGCCGAAGGGTTCTTGAGAAAATATGCCCCTCAATGTGCTGTGACTAGTGCAGGAACACAGCCTGCATCTCAACTCAACCCTGTTGTTGTTCAGGTGATGAACGAGGTTGGAATTGACATTACTTCGCAAAAACCAAAACAACTAACTGATGACATGATTCAAAAATCAATATCAATCAATATGGGTTGTATGGATAAGGACTCTTGTCCATCATTGTTTGTAAAAGATGTAATTGACTGGAACATCTCAGATCCAAAAAATAAGAGCATTGAAGAAGTTAGAAAAATTCGTGATCAAATCAAAAATGAAGTTTTGAACTTTGTAAAACAATTAGAGGGATAA
- a CDS encoding metalloregulator ArsR/SmtB family transcription factor, protein MNGVSLLKCICDETRFEILEMLQKNKELCVSDFVDEIKKDQPLISHHLKTLKKCGIVKSREEGKKAMYSITNNQLSELISNITKASKKIPILCNNESCC, encoded by the coding sequence ATGAACGGGGTCAGTCTGTTAAAATGCATTTGTGACGAGACACGGTTTGAGATTCTAGAGATGCTCCAGAAAAATAAAGAGTTGTGCGTTAGCGACTTTGTAGATGAAATAAAAAAAGATCAGCCGTTAATTTCGCATCATCTAAAGACACTAAAAAAATGCGGCATTGTAAAATCAAGAGAGGAGGGAAAAAAGGCAATGTACAGCATAACCAACAACCAGTTATCAGAGCTAATTTCAAACATCACAAAGGCAAGCAAAAAGATTCCAATATTATGCAATAATGAATCTTGTTGCTAG
- a CDS encoding DUF3240 family protein, producing MKLYNVKLLTVTCEILAQKNVIDILAKHDITGYTTYEVDGNGAKGIRGQGFKNEKNVKVEVIMQEDKLQDVVEEIARTLFTNFAIVLYVSDVGVLRTEKFV from the coding sequence ATGAAACTCTATAACGTAAAACTCCTAACTGTTACATGTGAAATCTTAGCTCAGAAAAATGTAATTGATATTTTAGCAAAACATGACATTACCGGTTACACAACTTATGAGGTTGATGGAAATGGTGCTAAAGGTATACGGGGACAAGGATTCAAAAATGAAAAGAACGTAAAAGTTGAAGTAATCATGCAAGAAGATAAGCTACAGGATGTTGTTGAAGAGATTGCAAGAACGTTGTTCACAAACTTTGCAATAGTTTTGTATGTTAGTGACGTGGGCGTGCTGCGTACTGAGAAATTTGTCTAG
- a CDS encoding sodium-dependent bicarbonate transport family permease — MDILQLIQSNLLTPIVLFFIFGIVAARIKSDLKIPDAISEFLPIYLLAAIGLHGGIEMRNTGFETMLIPMLAAIGLSLLFTLNHYQILKRLGKFNLFDSYALASTYGAVGAVTFSVGLSFLKNQGVTSEGYLAAVLAVLEPVAFILAIFLTNMAVSKQIKNKKESVGKIGDSDSEIDLGLNETKTNLKQVLHESITGKAIVILLGSIVIGYIIGEEGFSSISIVFDELFTGAIVIFLIEMGIIAGQRLDDIKKVGVFLTAFAIIMPTFNGIIGVLVSTALGLSLGGAVMFGLLMASASFIAAPAVLRHAIPQAKPSLYITSALGITFPYNIIVLLPIMFMVSSIVHAEGTIDLFNYITEDLI; from the coding sequence ATGGATATTCTTCAACTAATTCAATCGAATCTCTTAACACCAATTGTGTTGTTTTTCATTTTTGGAATTGTTGCTGCTCGAATAAAATCTGACTTGAAAATACCTGATGCTATTTCTGAATTCTTGCCAATCTACCTGCTTGCAGCAATTGGTCTGCATGGTGGAATTGAAATGAGAAATACTGGCTTTGAGACAATGTTGATTCCAATGCTTGCAGCAATTGGACTGTCATTGTTGTTTACCTTAAACCACTATCAGATTTTAAAACGACTAGGAAAATTCAACCTCTTTGATTCCTATGCACTTGCATCAACATATGGTGCAGTTGGCGCAGTAACGTTCTCTGTTGGTTTGTCATTTCTAAAAAATCAAGGTGTCACATCAGAAGGATATCTTGCAGCAGTTCTGGCAGTGCTTGAACCAGTCGCATTTATTCTTGCAATATTTCTTACAAACATGGCTGTATCAAAGCAGATCAAGAACAAAAAAGAGTCTGTCGGAAAAATTGGCGATTCTGATTCAGAAATTGATCTGGGGCTTAATGAAACAAAAACAAATCTCAAACAAGTTCTTCATGAATCTATCACTGGTAAGGCCATTGTGATTCTTCTTGGGAGTATAGTTATTGGGTATATTATTGGCGAGGAGGGCTTTAGCTCAATTAGTATTGTCTTTGATGAGTTGTTTACTGGTGCAATAGTTATTTTCTTAATTGAGATGGGAATTATTGCAGGTCAAAGACTCGATGATATCAAAAAAGTTGGAGTTTTCTTGACTGCATTTGCAATAATCATGCCTACTTTTAACGGAATAATTGGCGTGTTGGTTTCAACTGCATTAGGACTAAGTCTTGGTGGCGCTGTTATGTTTGGGTTGTTGATGGCAAGCGCATCATTTATTGCAGCTCCTGCAGTTTTGCGTCATGCAATCCCGCAAGCAAAACCAAGCCTCTATATCACATCAGCTTTGGGAATTACATTTCCATACAACATCATAGTGTTATTGCCGATAATGTTTATGGTCTCATCAATTGTGCATGCAGAAGGAACGATAGACTTATTCAATTACATTACAGAGGATTTGATATGA
- a CDS encoding inorganic phosphate transporter — MLELAIGAIIVALIFDFVNGFNDSANSVATVIGTRVLKPIHAVSLSAIANFVGPFIFGVAVATTIAKGIVSPDDITIYMIIGGLAGAITWSTICTYFGLPISNSHSLVGGIMGAGIAGLGFEKLVYGGLTKVFAGIVIAPIGGIIFGLLLTGLIITVFASRRPSIVNKSFGRLQIISSAWFALTHGANDGQKTMGIIVLVLFSAGMIPEIEMPLWVIFSAATAMGLGTFFGGYKVIKTLGVKVARLRPYQGFCAETGGGLMLAIFAYLGIPASTTHAITGSIMGAGAARRKRAVRWNVGKQIIYAWVITIPGAAAFGIAFTFLIDLFV, encoded by the coding sequence ATGTTGGAACTAGCGATTGGAGCAATTATTGTGGCGCTAATCTTTGATTTTGTAAATGGATTTAATGATTCGGCTAACTCTGTCGCAACCGTAATTGGTACTCGTGTGTTAAAACCAATACATGCTGTTTCCTTATCTGCAATTGCAAACTTTGTTGGTCCTTTTATTTTTGGTGTAGCAGTTGCAACAACAATTGCCAAAGGAATTGTCAGCCCTGATGATATCACGATTTACATGATTATTGGTGGATTAGCTGGTGCAATTACTTGGAGTACTATTTGCACATACTTTGGATTGCCAATTTCTAACAGTCATTCTTTAGTTGGTGGTATTATGGGTGCAGGAATTGCTGGATTGGGATTTGAGAAACTTGTTTATGGTGGATTAACCAAAGTGTTTGCTGGAATTGTTATTGCTCCTATTGGTGGAATTATTTTTGGATTATTACTTACAGGACTAATCATCACTGTTTTTGCAAGTAGGAGACCATCCATTGTTAACAAATCATTTGGTAGGTTACAAATCATTTCATCGGCTTGGTTTGCACTCACTCATGGCGCAAATGATGGACAAAAGACAATGGGAATTATTGTATTGGTATTATTCTCTGCAGGAATGATTCCTGAAATTGAAATGCCGTTGTGGGTAATCTTTTCAGCAGCAACAGCTATGGGGCTTGGAACTTTCTTTGGTGGCTATAAGGTTATCAAAACACTTGGAGTCAAAGTTGCACGATTACGTCCATACCAGGGATTTTGTGCTGAAACTGGTGGTGGGTTGATGCTAGCCATATTTGCTTATTTAGGAATTCCTGCAAGTACCACGCATGCGATTACTGGCTCAATTATGGGTGCAGGCGCTGCAAGAAGAAAGAGAGCAGTAAGGTGGAATGTTGGAAAACAAATAATCTATGCATGGGTTATTACGATTCCAGGTGCCGCGGCATTTGGAATTGCATTTACTTTTCTAATTGATTTGTTTGTCTAG
- a CDS encoding DUF47 domain-containing protein, with protein sequence MGQWLSWVKSNEKQLLKILDDLAKKAVETSEALLVLLDDLGNTEKMETVRRLESEGDVLTRDIFAELNKTFITPLDREDMQRIASKIDDVIDFMDGIAARLYSYKIETPPAFSKMMVEELVKATHEVHYMVSKLQKIKNPQDMINHCRNTSDIEHKVDDLYREAIKELFESQDAIHIIKLKDIYESIETASDRCVDVADVIEDIVLKYT encoded by the coding sequence ATGGGACAATGGTTATCTTGGGTAAAATCCAATGAAAAACAATTATTAAAAATTCTAGATGATTTGGCCAAAAAAGCAGTTGAAACATCTGAAGCATTATTGGTACTGCTTGACGATTTAGGGAATACTGAAAAAATGGAAACTGTTAGAAGACTTGAAAGTGAAGGTGATGTTCTGACCAGGGATATCTTTGCTGAGCTAAACAAGACATTCATCACTCCATTAGACAGAGAAGATATGCAGAGAATAGCCTCAAAAATTGATGATGTGATTGATTTTATGGATGGTATTGCTGCAAGGCTCTATAGTTACAAGATTGAAACTCCTCCTGCATTTTCAAAAATGATGGTTGAAGAACTAGTAAAAGCAACACACGAGGTTCACTATATGGTTTCAAAATTACAAAAAATCAAAAACCCTCAAGATATGATTAACCATTGTAGAAACACCAGTGACATCGAACACAAAGTTGATGACTTGTATAGAGAAGCAATAAAAGAACTATTTGAAAGTCAAGATGCAATCCACATCATTAAACTAAAGGATATCTATGAATCCATTGAAACTGCTTCTGACAGATGCGTTGATGTTGCAGATGTCATTGAAGATATTGTTCTAAAATATACTTAG